One stretch of Leadbetterella byssophila DSM 17132 DNA includes these proteins:
- a CDS encoding DNA gyrase/topoisomerase IV subunit A, with translation MSEENYDPAPQKELLDDMFEKYFLEYASYVILERAVPAIEDGLKPVQRRFLHALKEMDDGRFNKVANVIGSTMQYHPHGDASIGDAIVNIGQKELLLDIQGNWGDVRTGDSAAAPRYIEVRLSKFGHEVLFNEDTTEWQMSYDGRKREPVTLPAKFPLVLEMGAEGIAVGLSTKILPHNFIELCEASIKYLKNEPFVLYPDFLTGGLIDVSNYNDGARGGKVKMRAKISEVDKKTLKITEIPFSTTTGSLIESIIKANDSGKIKIKKVEDNTAKNVEIIIHLAPNTSTDITIDALYAFTNCEVSVSPNAVVIVDQKPHFLGVSDILKNSTDQTLHLLRRELEIRKGELLEKILYSSLEKIFIENRIYRDIEECETFESVIETIDKGLEPYKKDFYREIGREDIIRLTEIRIKRISKYDSFKADELMRKQQEELVEVNDHLNNMVRYTINFFKELIRKYGKGRERRTEIVQFGEVQAAVVAANNQKLYVDKENGFIGYGLKKDEYVMDCSDIDDIIVFRADGKFSVVKIQDKVFVGKNIIYCAVFRKNDERKIYNVIYLDGKSGRTFAKRFAVTGVTRDKEYDVTKGSPRSKVLYFSANENGEAEVVTVNLTASSNAKKKVFDFNFADLLIKNRSALGNLVSKYAVRKINFKTAGKSTLGGVDIWYTPTLGRLNKDGHGNFLGNFGPSDKIIVLYNTGEYELTNFELTNHYDPRQVVAISKFSEKRPVSCIYLDGENKNHHIKRFLVETSTMDKRFSFITEHPKSELVFASYDWKPRVEIKHRKDRKTEVTTDLYKIDEMIDIKGWKALGNKLPFDKVVDLKILPPEPFEEPQDIEEDIELEEEEEDEIEAPEFDPNKPSGEGEQLPLF, from the coding sequence ATGAGCGAAGAAAACTACGACCCTGCGCCACAGAAGGAGTTATTAGACGATATGTTCGAGAAGTATTTTCTCGAATATGCCTCTTATGTAATTCTGGAGAGGGCGGTACCTGCCATAGAAGACGGACTTAAACCCGTGCAAAGAAGGTTCTTGCACGCCTTGAAAGAAATGGATGACGGTCGCTTTAACAAAGTTGCGAACGTCATTGGATCTACCATGCAGTATCACCCTCATGGAGATGCCTCCATTGGTGATGCCATCGTTAATATTGGCCAAAAAGAATTATTATTAGATATACAGGGCAACTGGGGTGATGTAAGAACGGGTGACTCTGCCGCCGCCCCTCGTTACATAGAAGTAAGACTTTCGAAATTCGGGCACGAAGTCCTTTTCAATGAGGATACCACTGAGTGGCAAATGTCCTATGACGGCAGAAAGCGTGAACCGGTAACCCTTCCGGCAAAATTTCCACTGGTATTGGAAATGGGTGCAGAAGGTATTGCCGTAGGTCTCTCCACCAAAATCCTTCCTCATAACTTCATAGAACTTTGCGAAGCTTCTATTAAATACCTCAAGAACGAACCTTTTGTACTATATCCGGACTTCTTGACGGGAGGATTGATTGACGTTAGTAACTATAACGACGGAGCTAGAGGAGGAAAGGTTAAGATGAGAGCAAAGATCTCAGAGGTAGATAAAAAGACCCTGAAGATCACAGAAATACCTTTCTCTACTACCACCGGCTCACTGATTGAATCTATCATTAAAGCCAATGACAGTGGAAAGATCAAGATCAAAAAAGTAGAAGACAACACGGCCAAAAATGTAGAAATCATCATACATCTTGCGCCAAATACTTCTACAGATATCACCATAGATGCACTATATGCATTCACCAACTGTGAAGTGTCTGTTTCTCCCAATGCCGTAGTTATTGTAGATCAGAAACCTCATTTTCTTGGAGTAAGTGATATCCTAAAAAACTCCACAGACCAAACCCTGCATCTCTTACGTAGAGAACTGGAGATCAGGAAGGGAGAATTACTCGAAAAGATCTTATATAGCTCTCTAGAAAAGATCTTCATTGAAAACAGAATCTATAGGGACATTGAAGAATGTGAAACCTTTGAGTCTGTCATTGAAACCATAGATAAAGGCTTAGAACCTTACAAGAAGGACTTCTATAGAGAAATAGGCAGAGAAGACATTATCAGACTTACTGAAATCCGTATCAAGCGTATTTCTAAGTACGATAGCTTTAAAGCGGATGAACTTATGCGTAAGCAACAAGAAGAATTAGTGGAGGTAAATGACCATTTGAACAATATGGTTCGATACACCATCAACTTCTTCAAAGAATTGATCCGCAAATATGGAAAAGGCCGAGAAAGAAGAACGGAAATCGTACAATTTGGTGAAGTTCAAGCTGCCGTTGTAGCCGCTAACAACCAAAAACTTTATGTAGATAAGGAAAATGGTTTTATAGGCTATGGCTTAAAGAAAGACGAGTACGTTATGGATTGTTCAGATATCGATGATATCATTGTCTTCCGTGCCGATGGGAAGTTTTCTGTAGTCAAGATCCAGGACAAGGTATTTGTTGGTAAAAACATCATCTACTGTGCAGTTTTCCGGAAGAATGACGAAAGAAAGATCTATAACGTCATTTATCTGGACGGAAAGAGCGGTAGAACCTTCGCCAAAAGATTTGCCGTCACAGGAGTAACCAGAGATAAAGAATATGATGTAACCAAAGGAAGTCCCCGCTCTAAAGTGCTTTACTTCTCCGCAAATGAAAACGGAGAAGCAGAGGTGGTAACGGTCAATCTCACCGCCTCAAGTAATGCCAAGAAGAAGGTATTCGACTTCAACTTTGCCGATCTTTTGATTAAAAACAGATCAGCATTAGGAAATCTAGTATCGAAATACGCAGTACGAAAAATCAATTTTAAAACTGCAGGAAAGTCCACCTTGGGCGGAGTAGACATTTGGTACACTCCTACACTAGGACGTCTAAACAAAGATGGCCACGGTAATTTCTTAGGTAATTTTGGTCCAAGTGACAAGATCATCGTCCTATATAATACAGGGGAATATGAACTTACCAATTTTGAACTGACAAATCATTATGACCCACGTCAGGTAGTGGCTATCTCCAAATTCTCAGAAAAGCGACCGGTATCTTGTATCTACTTGGACGGAGAAAACAAGAATCATCATATCAAGCGATTCCTCGTGGAAACCTCCACCATGGATAAACGATTCAGTTTTATAACCGAACATCCTAAATCAGAACTGGTATTTGCTTCGTACGATTGGAAACCAAGGGTTGAGATCAAACATCGTAAAGACAGAAAGACGGAAGTCACTACAGATCTATACAAAATAGATGAGATGATTGATATCAAAGGCTGGAAGGCACTTGGCAATAAATTACCGTTTGACAAAGTGGTTGATCTAAAAATACTTCCGCCCGAACCTTTTGAAGAACCTCAGGATATTGAAGAAGATATAGAATTAGAGGAGGAGGAAGAAGATGAGATAGAAGCTCCGGAATTTGATCCTAACAAACCGAGTGGTGAAGGGGAACAATTGCCTTTGTTCTAA